In Homalodisca vitripennis isolate AUS2020 unplaced genomic scaffold, UT_GWSS_2.1 ScUCBcl_3871;HRSCAF=9657, whole genome shotgun sequence, the following proteins share a genomic window:
- the LOC124372716 gene encoding uncharacterized protein LOC124372716 — protein sequence MSSCGVCVKNIKINQSKLTCFDCKRDFHAACLKYSKADVDCLNEEGLVWRCKDCQSTRRKSMRLESAADEGKLSLEDIMKVVTDIRDSQAKYEKSFNRACESMDSQLIENTKALKAQQEQNEKLYQLIESITSENKELKKKVRALEDRLENIEQYSRSNCVEIQGIPVTSNEDVLTIVKDVGKALDLTVSDTMVDACHRLGAKQSGNNPPGIIVKFVRRLDKEEFLQRRHVKRTLSTRHIGATDDRPIYVNESLSPARRALYALARKYQREKNFKFLWVRNGKIFLRKEEKGASQSYHTRGGLGLN from the coding sequence atgtcGAGCTGTGGTGTATGcgtcaagaatattaaaattaatcaatctaaACTCACCTGTTTTGACTGTAAACGAGATTTCCATGCGGCATGTTTGAAATATAGCAAGGCTGACGTGGATTGCCTAAATGAAGAGGGTCTAGTTTGGAGGTGTAAGGACTGTCAATCCACGAGGAGGAAAAGCATGAGACTCGAGTCTGCAGCAGATGAAGGTAAACTATCTCTCGAAGATATCATGAAAGTGGTTACCGATATAAGAGATAGCCAAGCAAAATATGAGAAAAGTTTTAATAGGGCCTGTGAATCAATGGACTCACAGCTCATAGAGAACACCAAGGCACTTAAAGCACAACAGGAGCAGAATGAGAAACTTTATCAGCTGATTGAGTCTATCACATCGGAGAACAAGGAGCTGAAGAAGAAGGTGAGAGCTCTGGAAGATCGTCTGGAGAACATAGAGCAGTACTCTCGCAGTAACTGTGTGGAGATTCAAGGAATCCCTGTAACTTCCAATGAAGATGTGTTGACCATCGTGAAGGACGTCGGCAAGGCACTGGACTTAACCGTATCTGACACTATGGTGGACGCGTGCCATAGACTTGGTGCCAAGCAGAGTGGAAACAATCCGCCGGGGATTATTGTGAAGTTCGTTCGTCGACTGGACAAGGAGGAGTTTCTACAGAGGCGACATGTGAAGAGGACCCTCTCAACTCGTCACATCGGTGCAACTGATGACCGTCCCATCTACGTCAACGAGTCTCTATCACCGGCGAGACGGGCGCTGTACGCTCTGGCGAGGAAGTATCAGCGCGAGAAAAACTTCAAGTTCCTCTGGGTGAGAAACGGCAAGATCTTCCTGAGGAAAGAAGAAAAAGGCGCCAGTCAGAGTTATCACACGAGAGGAGGACTTGGACTaaactaa